CTTTATAATGGGGTTCAGGAGGCCGCCATTTTGAGAATCCCGCGCGATCTCTTTATCCCATTCGTCCAAATGGCTTATTTCGTAATCCGTGAGCCAGGAAAGGAATTCATCCAACTCATTTTTCGGAAGGGCCTGGACCTGTTCGGTTATCTTTTTAACTGCAGCTTTCATAAATGATAATGGGCTTGCTACATCCCGATCGCTGATTGCTGAACCCTAACTTTTCTTAATAAATGGAGCCGGAGATGGGATTTGAACCCGCGACCTGCTGATTACGAATCAGCTGCTCTACCCCTGAGCTACGCCGGCTTGAAGAGAATAATTCCATATTTGATCGGAATTGTCAATATATGGATTGGAGATAATTTAGTTCGAAAATAACGTTCAGGGATCGGGGGTCAGGGATCGGGGGTCGGCGAAAACAATTTTCATACTTCGTGGTGCCCCCGAGGGCATGAGGGTTTAGTTTGGAGAGGGAAAGCGGGCTTTTCGGTTTAGGGTAGTGGGGGAAAAAGAAAAAGTTTGCAGTGTCCTCCTCAATGGCCCGCTGGAGGGTTGAAAGAAGGTTGCCTGCCGGAATAATTTAGCTTTTTCTGGAAGTCTTGGTCATAAAATGGGAGATCTGCTGCTCGATTTCTTTCCCCCCGCATTTCGGGCATTGCACCTTTTCTTCTTCATGCTCCTTGATGCTTAAAATCACAGAAAAAGACTCATTACATTTTTTGCAGAAATATTCGTAGGTGGGCATAATGGAGACTCCTTCTTTTCAAAAAATCGATGGAAAAGATCCCAAACCTCTGATTTAAACGCCCTGCTTTCCTGGCCCCCAATCCCCCGAATCATGACAGGAAACAATGTCCCGGGAGCATCCGAATCGAACTTTTCATAAACCTGTCAAATAATATCATGTCCGGTCTAATAAATAAAGCCCCTAGTTATTCAAAAAAACAAAAGGGGTCCCGGTCTTCAAAAATGTCGAGACCCAGGCTGGAGGATACGGCCAGGCAGCCGCCGCAGACCGGACGGATAGGGCAGGGGGCACAGGCTTTGGATCCGGCCCGATATTCTTTGGCCCTTTTCGAAGTGTAGAGTTCTTCAAAGGACTGGTTCGATATATTTCCGATGGGGGAAGGAAACTTGCGGCAGGCATGCACCTCTCCATCAGGCAGCAAGGTAAGAAAATTAAAGGCCGCACTACAGCCGTAACCGGCGCAGCCGCCAAAGAGCTCCCCGCCGTTTTGGTAAAAAAGAATATTGAATAAGTTGTCCTTGAGGCCCAAGATCGGGTTTTCCCTGGATGCCTGAAGGTAGGTTCGTAAAAATTGTTGAAATTCTCCCGGCGTGGGCAAAAGGAGCTTCGAGGCCTCTCCGACCATGGAGAGCCTGTTAAAGAAAAAGGCCTCGGTTTTATCGCGCAATATCTCGGCCAACGGTAAAACCTGGTGGAGGTTATCACGGGTCAGGGTCAGCATTACCATGGAATAAATGCCCTGATCCTTGAGAAGGGCCAGGAAGCGCAGGGTCCGGTCGAAGTGACCGTTCTCGCGCATATGATCATTGTGTTCCGGCAAGCCTTCCAGGCTGACTTGATAAAAAGCGGGATTTTGGATGGATGAAATTTTTTCGATCTTTTCCTGAGCCACCGGATTCCCGAGAATGGCCACGGAAAAACCTTTTTCAAAGGCCGCCTGGTAGATTGCGAAAAAGTTAGGATTTAAAAAAGGATTGCCTCCGGTAAAGGAAATGTGTCCTCTGACGTTTTGACTGCGACAAAAATGGCGTAGATCCTCCAATATTTCCAGTGATTGACCTAAAGATAACGCAAGCCGCGAACTTCGATCATAGCAATGCAGGCAATGCAGATCGCAGGCTTGGGTAATATGCCACTGGAGGGTAAAGACAGGGGAAGAAAAAAAATGTTCCTGGGTGACTTTCCCCTGAGGAAAGATTTGGGGATCCCGACGAATCTTAGAAGGCGATGAGATGAGAATGCCCTTGGCAACGGATCGGTCGATGGCCTTCTCAACGTGGGTTATGGGGAGGCTGCCCATTCGGGCCACTTCTTCGACTTCCAACCCTTCCACGAGCATCTTAAGGGCCAGGAGTTCTTCATCAGAGGCGGTTTCGAACTGTAATTTCCTGGAGTTGGGATCTTGCCAAATTAAAACCCATTCCGGGCCGAGTTGAATCGAAGAAGGGGCTTGAAGGCCTTTTTGCTTGATGAAAAGCGGTAAATTTTTCCAGGAAAGGGATAAGACCTGTAAGGTAGGGTTAAGGGCTATTTTTTCGGATTCTTTTGGAAAATCCGCTGGTTTTCTTTGGGTTTGGTAGATGGCCAATTCCAATCGGATCAGATCCGGTATGGCCCCCGGTAACCGTAAAGAGGCAATTTCTGAAAAAAAGCTATCCGGAAGATTATCCGCGTCCTGGCTTTTTTCCCAGATCTTTTTGATCTCCTCCCAGGTTTCTTTGGACACCAGGGAACGGCTGACTGGAAATATTCGATTAAGTTTCATCCTGATAAGGTAATAACCGGGCAACCTCAAAACGGATAACTTTCGTTAGGTTAAGAGGTCGCCCTAAAGGGTTTTGGGATGGATAGTGCCCACGGCACTACTTTTTCCCGCTTCAACTGCTCTGGCCTGGAGATTTTGGGTCTTGGGTACTACCTGCACCCGGCTTGTCCCCCCCTCAAGCACTTTTTCCATTGGTGACACAACCAGTAGCAAACAGCGCTACTCCGGTCAGCAGGCCGGCGATACTCACTCCTGCCAAGAGCTTTTTCAGCTCTTTTTTATCCATGCGCACCTCACCTCCTTTTTAAATTCGGATTGAGTAAACAAGATGGATTCCGCTCGATTTTCAAGAACTATTAATT
The window above is part of the Deltaproteobacteria bacterium genome. Proteins encoded here:
- a CDS encoding zinc ribbon domain-containing protein, translating into MPTYEYFCKKCNESFSVILSIKEHEEEKVQCPKCGGKEIEQQISHFMTKTSRKS
- a CDS encoding selenobiotic family radical SAM modification target peptide, translating into MDKKELKKLLAGVSIAGLLTGVALFATGCVTNGKSA
- the sbtM gene encoding selenobiotic family peptide radical SAM maturase, encoding MKLNRIFPVSRSLVSKETWEEIKKIWEKSQDADNLPDSFFSEIASLRLPGAIPDLIRLELAIYQTQRKPADFPKESEKIALNPTLQVLSLSWKNLPLFIKQKGLQAPSSIQLGPEWVLIWQDPNSRKLQFETASDEELLALKMLVEGLEVEEVARMGSLPITHVEKAIDRSVAKGILISSPSKIRRDPQIFPQGKVTQEHFFSSPVFTLQWHITQACDLHCLHCYDRSSRLALSLGQSLEILEDLRHFCRSQNVRGHISFTGGNPFLNPNFFAIYQAAFEKGFSVAILGNPVAQEKIEKISSIQNPAFYQVSLEGLPEHNDHMRENGHFDRTLRFLALLKDQGIYSMVMLTLTRDNLHQVLPLAEILRDKTEAFFFNRLSMVGEASKLLLPTPGEFQQFLRTYLQASRENPILGLKDNLFNILFYQNGGELFGGCAGYGCSAAFNFLTLLPDGEVHACRKFPSPIGNISNQSFEELYTSKRAKEYRAGSKACAPCPIRPVCGGCLAVSSSLGLDIFEDRDPFCFFE